In a genomic window of Neisseria flavescens:
- a CDS encoding Fis family transcriptional regulator — protein MNQTTTDIAQCIEQNLKQYFKDLDGTEPCGVYDMVLHQVEKPMLICVMEQCGGNQSKAAVILGLNRNTLRKKLQQHGLL, from the coding sequence ATGAATCAAACGACTACTGACATTGCGCAATGTATTGAACAAAACCTGAAGCAATACTTCAAAGACTTGGATGGCACGGAACCTTGCGGCGTGTACGATATGGTGTTGCACCAAGTTGAAAAACCGATGCTGATTTGCGTGATGGAGCAATGCGGCGGCAACCAATCTAAAGCGGCGGTCATTTTGGGGTTAAACCGCAATACCTTGCGCAAAAAGCTGCAGCAGCATGGTTTATTGTAA